The following are from one region of the Rhodopirellula sp. P2 genome:
- a CDS encoding efflux RND transporter permease subunit: MKSLIAWSVKNWQAMNVIMVGVLLLGVFSLSQLRRDFWPDFELYVLSVSVEYPGASPDEIEEGILEKIEESIRTVDGVEEMTSLAREGMGTVTLELDPDANQADAQRVLTEVTTLIGQIPSFPELAEKPDIRMNTNFVTAIRVAVMGPTVAELSNRVDRQSSDSPAGVDDPDGSFRYDQEEAQAEAALALRRVAEQIREEILALPSVSVADLVGTPDYQIDIEIPEDTLRKYNLSLQSVAEIVRANNVELPGGTLRGRSQEVLLRGSDKSTVGAGIEDIPLVSQPGGAVLTVGDLGRVRDEFSVEGSINEVNGHPAILVSIETTSADDLIEVAEEVRQFVEEGSAALPNGYSLMAIRDRSTSVKNRLDLLSKNAWMGLVLVFIVLALFLEMRLAWWVMLGIPISLLGACIYMHFGGHTLNMTSMFAFLIALGIVVDDAIVVGENIYVHREMGKSYHQAAIDGAYEVMPSVITAILTTVIAFAPIMYMEGRIKRLTVVLPMCVGAMLIISMFESLTILPSHLSHKRSRFLDAMKYVLFPLRPLGWLLEKANAGMSALLTRCIDRLYTPILRWSLRNPAIVLSTLAALLILSVGVVRSGMVPFLLLPKIDFGFITVQVTYPDGTPVEITNAATKRLEDAIWKVNQRSIDEQMTGDPGGFVQAVQRTVGSSGDEVGSSVAGHVGGLFIQLNDIGERTVSSDDIVRMWREESGQFPGAEAVAFGATPRGPASLPIEMRLMATGENLAMLDDAIERCKFKLAEYPYVSDIATDTRQGKWEYRIKVRDDAKAMGVSLADVAGTVRASYYGEEVMRLQRGRHEVPLRVRYPREDRNTLVSFNDIRVRGADRMERPLNEIVEVDVQRGYSEISRVNQMRSISVVADVDETRGNAFNVVSDLKANFVPEFRKEFPGVQLQWGGQQEQTDETVNSLVVGFFFVLGAMFLLLTIQFNSSWQAILILSIIPFGFIGAIFGHIVMDIDLTLFSIFGIVALAGVVVNDSIVLVDFINRRVADGLPLHDAIIDGGRRRFRAVLLTSVTTCAGMMPILLERSKEAQVVSPMATSLTFGLALSTLVVLILAPVMYLVIAKLSPPPSEVSSR; encoded by the coding sequence ATGAAATCGCTGATTGCCTGGTCGGTCAAAAACTGGCAGGCCATGAATGTCATCATGGTAGGCGTGTTGTTGCTGGGCGTGTTCAGCTTGAGCCAGCTTCGTCGCGATTTTTGGCCCGACTTTGAACTGTACGTGCTCTCGGTTTCCGTCGAATACCCCGGTGCCAGTCCGGATGAAATCGAAGAGGGGATCCTGGAGAAGATCGAGGAGTCCATTCGCACCGTCGATGGTGTGGAGGAGATGACCTCGTTGGCTCGCGAGGGAATGGGCACGGTCACGTTGGAATTGGATCCGGATGCCAATCAAGCGGATGCGCAGCGAGTTCTGACCGAGGTCACCACGCTGATCGGTCAAATCCCCAGTTTTCCCGAGTTGGCTGAAAAGCCCGACATTCGGATGAACACCAATTTCGTGACGGCGATTCGAGTCGCGGTCATGGGTCCAACCGTTGCTGAACTTTCCAATCGAGTGGACCGCCAATCGTCCGACTCGCCGGCGGGTGTCGATGACCCGGACGGCAGCTTTCGGTATGACCAGGAAGAGGCCCAGGCGGAAGCCGCCCTGGCTCTACGACGTGTTGCAGAACAAATTCGCGAGGAGATCTTGGCGTTGCCGTCGGTTTCCGTTGCCGATTTGGTGGGCACGCCGGACTACCAGATCGACATCGAGATTCCCGAGGACACGCTCCGCAAGTACAACCTCTCGTTGCAAAGTGTGGCGGAAATCGTACGGGCCAACAACGTGGAACTTCCCGGTGGCACGCTTCGAGGACGATCCCAAGAAGTGCTTCTTCGTGGCAGCGACAAAAGTACCGTGGGGGCGGGCATCGAAGACATCCCCCTGGTCAGCCAACCCGGTGGTGCGGTGCTGACCGTTGGCGATCTGGGCCGAGTCCGCGATGAGTTTTCGGTCGAAGGCAGTATCAATGAGGTCAATGGGCACCCTGCGATTCTGGTCTCGATTGAAACAACCAGCGCGGATGACCTGATTGAAGTTGCCGAAGAGGTTCGTCAATTCGTTGAAGAAGGAAGCGCTGCACTGCCCAACGGGTACTCGTTGATGGCGATCCGTGATCGATCCACCAGTGTGAAGAACCGGCTCGATCTGCTCAGCAAGAACGCTTGGATGGGGTTGGTCCTGGTCTTCATTGTGCTCGCCTTGTTTTTGGAAATGAGGTTGGCGTGGTGGGTGATGCTGGGCATTCCCATTTCGTTGTTGGGGGCCTGCATCTACATGCACTTTGGAGGTCATACCCTGAACATGACCTCGATGTTTGCGTTCCTGATCGCGTTGGGAATCGTGGTCGATGACGCCATCGTGGTGGGCGAAAACATTTATGTTCATCGCGAAATGGGCAAGAGTTACCACCAAGCTGCCATCGACGGTGCGTACGAGGTGATGCCTTCGGTCATCACCGCGATTCTGACCACCGTGATCGCCTTTGCGCCGATCATGTACATGGAAGGTCGAATCAAACGTCTGACGGTCGTGTTGCCGATGTGCGTCGGGGCAATGTTGATCATCTCGATGTTCGAAAGTTTGACCATTCTGCCGTCGCACCTGTCTCACAAACGCAGCCGGTTCTTGGATGCGATGAAATACGTGTTGTTTCCGTTGCGCCCGCTCGGCTGGTTGCTCGAAAAAGCCAACGCAGGGATGTCGGCATTGCTGACACGCTGCATTGATCGACTCTACACGCCCATCCTGCGTTGGTCGTTGAGGAACCCAGCCATCGTACTGTCCACGCTGGCTGCGCTGTTGATTCTTTCCGTGGGGGTGGTCCGGTCGGGAATGGTGCCGTTCTTGTTGCTTCCCAAAATCGACTTTGGCTTCATCACGGTGCAAGTGACCTATCCGGATGGCACCCCCGTGGAAATCACCAACGCGGCAACCAAGCGACTCGAAGATGCGATTTGGAAAGTCAATCAGCGATCGATTGACGAACAGATGACGGGGGATCCGGGCGGATTTGTTCAGGCGGTGCAGCGAACGGTGGGGTCGTCCGGCGATGAAGTCGGCAGCAGCGTCGCCGGTCACGTGGGAGGCCTGTTCATCCAGCTCAATGACATCGGTGAACGAACCGTTTCAAGCGATGACATCGTTCGCATGTGGCGGGAGGAATCCGGGCAGTTCCCCGGGGCCGAAGCGGTGGCATTCGGTGCCACTCCACGAGGCCCGGCGTCGTTGCCCATCGAAATGCGTTTGATGGCAACCGGTGAGAACCTGGCGATGTTGGACGATGCAATTGAACGCTGCAAATTCAAGCTGGCTGAGTACCCGTATGTCTCGGACATCGCAACGGACACACGGCAAGGCAAATGGGAATACCGCATCAAAGTTCGGGACGACGCCAAGGCCATGGGGGTTTCATTGGCGGACGTCGCGGGCACGGTCCGCGCATCGTATTACGGCGAAGAGGTCATGCGACTGCAGCGGGGACGGCATGAAGTCCCCCTGCGAGTGCGTTATCCGCGTGAGGATCGCAACACGTTGGTCAGCTTCAACGACATTCGCGTGCGTGGTGCGGATCGGATGGAGCGGCCACTCAATGAAATCGTGGAAGTGGATGTCCAGCGTGGGTACTCCGAAATCAGTCGAGTCAACCAGATGCGAAGCATTTCGGTGGTCGCCGATGTCGATGAGACCCGTGGCAACGCCTTCAATGTGGTGTCGGACCTCAAAGCGAACTTCGTCCCTGAATTTCGAAAGGAGTTCCCGGGCGTCCAACTGCAGTGGGGCGGTCAGCAGGAGCAGACGGACGAGACCGTCAACAGTTTGGTGGTGGGGTTCTTCTTTGTTTTGGGGGCGATGTTCCTGTTGCTGACCATTCAGTTCAATTCCAGCTGGCAGGCGATCTTGATCTTGTCGATCATCCCGTTTGGATTCATCGGCGCCATCTTCGGTCACATTGTGATGGACATTGATCTGACACTCTTCAGCATCTTCGGGATCGTAGCGTTGGCGGGTGTGGTGGTGAACGATTCCATCGTGTTGGTGGACTTCATCAATCGCCGTGTCGCCGATGGATTGCCGCTGCACGATGCGATCATCGATGGCGGGCGACGCCGATTTCGAGCCGTGTTGCTGACTTCGGTCACCACCTGCGCTGGAATGATGCCGATCCTGTTGGAGCGATCCAAGGAGGCGCAAGTGGTCTCGCCGATGGCGACCAGCCTGACGTTTGGACTTGCGCTCAGCACCCTCGTCGTGCTGATTCTCGCGCCGGTGATGTACCTGGTGATCGCGAAACTCTCCCCGCCCCCCTCGGAAGTTTCGTCACGCTGA
- a CDS encoding transposase, which yields MPRKTKPSANPERRTYTDEFKRDAVAMLLDGHSATSIVERLGISGTNLLYRWKKQQVESAGPVGEVLDSRVVELEAELRRVERERDVLKKALIIFGRNE from the coding sequence ATGCCACGAAAGACCAAGCCTTCAGCTAATCCTGAACGACGTACTTACACCGACGAATTCAAACGTGATGCAGTTGCCATGCTGCTCGATGGTCACTCGGCGACATCGATCGTTGAGCGACTGGGGATCTCCGGAACGAACCTGCTTTACCGCTGGAAGAAGCAACAAGTTGAGTCGGCCGGGCCGGTTGGCGAGGTGCTCGATAGCCGCGTCGTCGAACTCGAGGCAGAGCTGCGACGAGTCGAGCGTGAACGCGACGTTTTAAAAAAAGCTTTGATCATTTTCGGCCGAAACGAGTGA
- a CDS encoding IS3 family transposase, with protein MSQLYSAAASIIRDGTASQREVGEILGFSRSAFQRFQSEPPSQREQSDMDVLPMVITTFHRHRRRYGARRIAADLKLQGVAIGRERVAKLLQIAGLSALQPKSFKPRTTESRHTLGYNENLLLERPEPTSVNRLWVGDITYIPIVRTGFAYMATLMDRFSRRIIGWSLEMDMTESLVIKTLQKAIRSRQPSRDLIHHTDRGGQYASKKYRAIIQRSSMRQSMSRAGDCYDNAFMESCFGTIKTELQMTEYENYREALSELTEFIAYYNTSRLHSSLGYLSPTRFESTVPC; from the coding sequence GTGAGCCAGCTCTACTCAGCAGCGGCAAGCATCATTCGCGATGGCACTGCATCGCAACGAGAAGTCGGCGAGATTCTCGGTTTCTCGCGATCCGCGTTTCAACGATTTCAAAGCGAACCTCCAAGCCAAAGAGAACAGAGCGACATGGATGTCTTGCCAATGGTGATCACCACGTTTCATCGACACCGCAGACGCTACGGTGCCCGACGGATCGCTGCAGACCTGAAGCTACAAGGAGTTGCAATCGGACGTGAAAGGGTCGCCAAACTACTGCAAATTGCGGGGCTATCGGCGTTGCAGCCGAAATCGTTCAAGCCGCGAACGACCGAAAGTCGGCACACGCTGGGCTACAATGAGAACTTGTTGCTTGAGCGGCCTGAGCCAACGAGTGTCAATCGTTTGTGGGTAGGCGACATCACCTACATCCCGATCGTACGAACCGGATTCGCTTACATGGCGACCCTCATGGATCGCTTTTCCAGACGGATCATCGGCTGGTCTTTGGAAATGGATATGACCGAGAGCCTCGTGATCAAGACGCTTCAAAAGGCGATTCGAAGTCGACAGCCTTCAAGAGATCTCATCCACCACACCGATCGAGGCGGTCAGTACGCAAGCAAGAAATATCGTGCAATCATCCAACGAAGTTCGATGCGTCAAAGCATGAGCCGAGCTGGCGACTGCTATGACAACGCGTTTATGGAATCTTGCTTTGGAACGATCAAGACAGAGCTGCAAATGACCGAGTATGAAAACTATCGCGAGGCGTTGAGTGAACTGACTGAGTTCATTGCCTACTACAACACATCGCGACTTCATTCATCGCTCGGCTATCTCTCGCCGACCCGATTCGAATCAACCGTCCCCTGCTAA
- a CDS encoding response regulator, whose protein sequence is MLKTHLPERTRRRAAVGGRLKRYCNTVVHTPRMPRVLCVDDDPDIQAAMEIMFRPYRVEMDHAHYGMEGIVKVTQWKPSLIVMDLAMPNGSGEDLLAVLKFNPMSRDIPVIILTGVRDADAQRRMLLQGASSFLQKPLDFKQILEEASRFIDLDLRERE, encoded by the coding sequence ATGCTCAAGACTCATCTGCCAGAAAGAACCCGACGTCGTGCCGCGGTGGGAGGACGACTGAAGCGGTATTGCAACACGGTTGTCCATACGCCGCGGATGCCTCGTGTTCTGTGTGTGGATGACGACCCCGATATCCAGGCTGCGATGGAGATCATGTTTCGTCCCTATCGGGTGGAAATGGATCACGCGCACTATGGCATGGAAGGCATTGTCAAAGTGACTCAGTGGAAGCCTTCTTTGATCGTGATGGACTTGGCCATGCCCAATGGAAGCGGAGAGGATTTGCTGGCAGTCTTGAAATTCAATCCGATGTCACGAGACATCCCCGTCATCATCCTGACGGGTGTTCGCGACGCCGACGCTCAACGCCGAATGCTGCTGCAGGGCGCTTCATCGTTCCTTCAGAAGCCGCTCGATTTCAAGCAGATCTTGGAAGAAGCGTCCCGCTTCATCGATCTCGACCTTCGAGAGAGAGAGTAG
- a CDS encoding ATP-binding response regulator — protein MLSPQPIRILLLEDNSIDAEAVSRQLRKSSPLFQFTWAETLAKAKAELGAHQYDLIIADLSVPDSSGTQTISILRELCRQTPVIALTGLDDEQVEQAAIKAGAQDYIVKGELHGQALARTILHAIHRQVAENQTRNLVAELRVSQRDLKEQKRLLLEKNEKLEKLYSTSQEIVDNVSHDLRTPLTVIKDYAAIIHDGLVGDINPEQTQMLGKILGRADDLNGMVDDLLDKSKLEAGLLHLSRRTQSLDSIVQRVQMLVANRAASKQVTLRLISEDGDISVYCDAEKMTRVITNLATNAIKFVPQGGNVTLRTKRSTNGEDAVVEVVDDGAGIDASELTKIFGRFEQASHHGAKQASGVGLGLNIAQKLVALNFGRIDVASEIGNGTVFRLSIPLPNPACIAGRMAESWASKMGPVSLVSLCLPEAKDQRQCDDFERFICGSFRAEDLLFRKSDNRWLLLFSGNRSDVSQWLQRTESDFEQMNRNRPFGALPGFTASLLDDDGRDDIETVKKLLQQEWDREDELKDVADERTFGSEELTLGTPCDLVPTNVLLSGAPGMIKHNPVSRLGVNPGCA, from the coding sequence GTGCTATCACCCCAACCCATTCGCATCCTGCTGTTAGAGGATAACTCGATTGATGCCGAAGCCGTTTCGCGGCAGCTTCGCAAATCGAGTCCTCTCTTCCAATTCACCTGGGCAGAAACACTCGCCAAAGCGAAGGCCGAATTGGGGGCGCACCAGTACGACCTGATCATCGCGGATCTCTCGGTTCCGGATTCATCCGGGACCCAGACGATTTCAATCTTGAGGGAACTGTGCCGTCAAACGCCCGTCATCGCGTTGACCGGACTCGACGACGAACAGGTGGAACAAGCGGCGATCAAAGCGGGGGCGCAAGACTACATCGTCAAAGGAGAGTTGCATGGGCAGGCTCTCGCAAGAACGATTTTGCATGCGATTCATCGTCAAGTGGCAGAGAACCAGACTCGCAATTTGGTTGCTGAACTCAGAGTCAGCCAACGGGATCTCAAGGAACAGAAGCGACTGCTGTTAGAAAAGAACGAAAAGCTCGAGAAGTTGTATTCAACGTCTCAGGAAATCGTTGACAACGTTTCCCACGACTTGCGAACGCCGCTGACGGTGATCAAAGACTACGCCGCCATCATTCACGATGGACTGGTGGGCGACATCAATCCAGAACAGACGCAGATGCTCGGGAAAATTCTTGGGCGAGCAGATGATCTCAATGGAATGGTGGATGACCTGCTCGACAAGAGCAAGTTGGAAGCCGGACTGCTGCATCTTTCCCGCAGAACACAGAGTCTCGACTCCATCGTGCAGCGCGTTCAGATGCTGGTCGCCAACCGTGCTGCCAGCAAGCAGGTGACGCTGCGATTGATCTCAGAGGACGGAGACATCTCTGTTTACTGCGACGCTGAAAAAATGACCCGGGTGATCACGAACCTCGCGACCAACGCCATCAAGTTTGTTCCACAGGGTGGCAACGTCACGTTGCGAACCAAACGCTCGACCAATGGTGAGGATGCGGTCGTCGAGGTCGTGGACGATGGGGCGGGCATTGACGCAAGTGAGCTGACAAAGATTTTCGGGCGGTTTGAACAAGCGTCTCATCACGGTGCAAAGCAAGCCAGCGGTGTGGGACTCGGGTTGAACATCGCTCAAAAACTAGTGGCTCTGAATTTCGGCCGAATCGATGTGGCTTCCGAAATCGGCAATGGGACGGTGTTTCGGCTGTCGATCCCACTTCCAAACCCGGCCTGCATCGCGGGCAGGATGGCCGAAAGTTGGGCCTCGAAAATGGGCCCGGTGAGTTTGGTCTCGCTGTGTCTCCCGGAGGCCAAGGACCAACGTCAGTGCGATGACTTCGAGCGATTCATCTGTGGATCCTTCCGCGCCGAAGACCTGCTTTTTCGAAAGTCAGACAACCGCTGGTTGCTCTTGTTTTCAGGCAACCGAAGCGACGTGAGTCAGTGGTTGCAACGAACCGAGAGTGACTTTGAGCAAATGAACCGGAACCGACCGTTTGGTGCTCTGCCTGGCTTCACGGCCTCGCTTTTGGACGACGACGGACGCGACGATATCGAGACGGTGAAGAAGCTGTTGCAGCAAGAATGGGATCGCGAGGATGAGTTGAAGGACGTCGCCGATGAGCGAACGTTTGGAAGTGAGGAGTTGACTTTGGGAACTCCCTGCGACCTGGTGCCCACCAACGTTTTACTAAGCGGGGCGCCAGGAATGATCAAGCACAACCCTGTGAGCCGTTTGGGCGTTAACCCCGGTTGTGCGTGA
- a CDS encoding response regulator, with amino-acid sequence MSTVLIVDDEPDIRDSVKRWLQFAGMRTHLAVDGVECLQLVDEVRPDLIIMDVLMPRMDGLTAIRELRGGSEVSTTPILVLSASLADENEAYIAGANRVLGKPYQGRQLINTVKELLSDEQSVSGDLVFNA; translated from the coding sequence ATGTCAACAGTATTGATAGTGGACGATGAACCCGATATTCGCGACTCCGTCAAACGCTGGTTGCAGTTTGCGGGCATGAGGACGCACTTGGCGGTTGACGGCGTGGAGTGTCTTCAGCTTGTCGATGAAGTGCGTCCCGATTTGATCATCATGGACGTTCTGATGCCTCGCATGGACGGTCTGACTGCGATCCGTGAATTGCGAGGAGGATCCGAGGTGTCGACGACCCCGATTCTGGTGCTGTCCGCCAGCTTGGCGGATGAAAACGAGGCCTACATTGCAGGCGCCAATCGAGTGCTGGGCAAGCCCTATCAAGGGCGACAGTTGATCAACACCGTGAAAGAACTGTTGTCGGACGAACAAAGTGTGAGCGGTGACCTTGTCTTCAATGCTTAG
- a CDS encoding response regulator — protein sequence MDVQTKRDAFEYLFELAGENCGNSGEDLSYLDVERRERVVLSIDDEQDISHGIALRLAGSGYDVRSAKHGMDGYRMAFSLHPTAILLDYNMPFVDGEQVFLGLRENPLVATIPVILISGKVDDRTEARLLKRGAFAVLRKPIEFERLVLLLDEISGGDPRQSATDRQD from the coding sequence ATGGACGTCCAGACAAAACGTGATGCCTTTGAGTATCTGTTTGAACTTGCTGGGGAGAACTGCGGGAACTCAGGGGAAGATCTCAGCTACCTCGATGTTGAACGTCGCGAGCGCGTGGTGCTTTCGATTGATGATGAGCAGGATATCTCCCATGGAATCGCGTTGCGATTGGCGGGCAGTGGCTACGATGTGCGGTCCGCCAAGCATGGGATGGATGGATACCGAATGGCGTTCAGCTTGCACCCAACCGCAATTCTGCTGGACTACAACATGCCGTTCGTCGACGGCGAACAGGTCTTTCTAGGACTCAGGGAAAACCCCTTGGTGGCAACGATCCCTGTGATTTTGATCTCCGGGAAGGTGGATGATCGGACCGAGGCGAGGTTGCTGAAGCGGGGGGCATTTGCGGTTCTTCGGAAACCGATCGAGTTCGAACGATTGGTTCTGCTGTTGGATGAAATCAGCGGTGGCGACCCGCGACAGTCCGCAACGGACCGACAGGATTGA
- a CDS encoding response regulator, whose amino-acid sequence MQESTVLVVEDDDAIRYGIELRLRAMGYAVRSSNDGKDAIEKAERILPSLICMDVRMPLVDGITALQWFKSHPVLCDTPVIILSACPTDQSAAMSAGARYFLAKPFAAEMFEAAVKQVLKPKSNSQLEGACNG is encoded by the coding sequence ATGCAAGAATCAACGGTCTTGGTCGTCGAGGACGACGATGCAATTCGGTATGGGATCGAATTGAGATTGCGAGCGATGGGGTACGCCGTCCGCTCTTCGAACGATGGCAAAGATGCAATCGAGAAGGCCGAAAGGATCCTTCCCAGTCTGATCTGCATGGATGTTCGGATGCCACTGGTGGATGGGATCACCGCGCTTCAGTGGTTCAAGTCTCACCCAGTGCTCTGTGACACGCCGGTGATCATTCTTTCTGCTTGTCCCACGGACCAATCGGCGGCGATGTCCGCTGGTGCTCGTTACTTCTTGGCAAAACCATTTGCTGCGGAGATGTTCGAAGCAGCAGTCAAGCAAGTGTTGAAGCCCAAATCCAACAGCCAACTCGAGGGAGCATGCAACGGATGA
- a CDS encoding response regulator, translating into MKILVIEDDADFSDILMKSLASWGHSPVAAFNWFSVMRTLEADDFDLIVTDIETPTGNALNAFDFLNREEKVRSIPKIVITGREGQETQRACLAIGAVYIHKSTTSIADLKAELESLSLTS; encoded by the coding sequence ATGAAGATTCTCGTGATCGAAGATGATGCGGACTTTTCCGACATCCTGATGAAGTCGCTGGCCAGTTGGGGGCATTCGCCCGTGGCTGCCTTCAATTGGTTTTCTGTGATGCGCACCTTGGAAGCGGACGATTTCGATTTGATCGTCACGGACATTGAGACACCCACCGGCAACGCGCTGAACGCGTTTGACTTTCTCAACCGAGAAGAGAAGGTCCGGTCAATTCCCAAGATCGTGATTACCGGACGAGAAGGGCAGGAAACCCAACGGGCATGCTTGGCGATTGGGGCTGTCTACATCCACAAGTCCACGACCAGCATCGCGGATCTGAAAGCGGAGCTCGAGTCGCTTTCGCTGACCTCCTAA
- a CDS encoding porin, which yields MGIRWHHSAVHCLAVLALTVIGSGSGPILGAETGDLNTQSGSTRLAAEPDAENVDQSDLSDAMSRIRDLEALVAAMQAESSNQVPLTLGTGEEPPSQRVPQPDPSTHHGVYDSGWTWRPHTSQASPFELTVGLHNQFRYTGFARDEATSVDSAGNVRELNNRNDFNINRGRLVLSGYAFDEDLRFYSNIDYSTVTSNPIQLLLGWISFRMSDRLTIYLGLGKLPGTWEWTETSRYTLGADRTMATTFFRPSITAGVWAKGKLTDNVAYHVLIGNGYNTLSLQASELDTQLAYSALAWWEPWEEFGPGFSDIEEHRSPAIRLGHGLTQTRNASSSNADPAAEQTVIRLSDGTRLIEPNAIAPGVTVNAFDIWLYSAHFGIKRRGFSFSSEVFLRWLRNIESDTGSRLPSLIDQGFFVQSGVFVIPQTLELFARGSQVNGEYGSGEEVSAGFNWHLFNQRSARFTFDVTSIDDSPAQQSRTGYVAGASGTLFRSQLWTFF from the coding sequence ATGGGTATCCGCTGGCACCACTCCGCCGTCCACTGTTTGGCAGTGCTCGCTCTGACCGTCATCGGGTCGGGATCCGGTCCCATCCTGGGAGCTGAAACCGGCGACCTGAACACTCAGTCAGGCTCCACACGATTGGCTGCCGAGCCAGACGCAGAGAACGTCGACCAGAGCGATTTGTCCGACGCCATGTCGCGAATCCGCGACTTGGAAGCGCTGGTGGCTGCCATGCAGGCAGAATCATCCAACCAAGTGCCTCTGACGCTGGGCACGGGGGAGGAGCCACCGTCTCAACGTGTGCCCCAACCGGATCCATCCACGCACCATGGTGTTTACGATTCCGGCTGGACGTGGCGTCCGCACACCTCTCAGGCATCACCGTTTGAGCTGACCGTCGGGTTGCACAACCAGTTCCGCTACACGGGGTTTGCTCGCGACGAGGCCACGTCCGTTGACTCCGCGGGCAACGTTCGTGAGCTCAACAACCGCAATGACTTCAACATCAACCGTGGCCGGCTGGTCTTGTCAGGGTATGCGTTCGACGAAGACCTGCGGTTCTATTCCAACATTGACTACAGCACCGTCACATCCAATCCCATCCAGTTGCTGTTGGGTTGGATTTCATTTCGGATGTCCGATCGTCTTACGATCTACCTCGGACTCGGCAAACTGCCCGGGACATGGGAATGGACCGAAACATCCCGGTACACGCTGGGCGCTGACCGAACGATGGCAACGACCTTCTTTCGCCCGTCGATCACCGCCGGGGTGTGGGCCAAAGGCAAACTGACCGACAACGTCGCGTATCACGTGTTGATCGGCAACGGCTACAACACGCTGTCTCTGCAAGCGTCTGAACTCGACACGCAACTCGCGTATTCGGCGCTCGCTTGGTGGGAGCCCTGGGAAGAGTTCGGGCCAGGTTTCTCTGACATCGAGGAGCACCGGTCGCCGGCAATTCGCTTGGGACACGGGCTGACTCAAACCAGAAACGCAAGCAGCAGCAACGCCGATCCCGCGGCGGAACAAACCGTCATTCGCCTGAGCGACGGAACACGCCTGATCGAGCCCAATGCGATCGCCCCCGGAGTGACGGTCAACGCCTTCGACATCTGGCTGTACTCCGCGCACTTCGGAATCAAACGGCGGGGCTTCAGCTTCAGCAGCGAAGTGTTCCTGAGATGGCTCCGCAACATTGAAAGCGACACGGGCAGCAGGCTGCCCTCGTTGATTGACCAGGGCTTCTTTGTTCAAAGCGGCGTGTTCGTGATCCCGCAAACCCTCGAACTGTTTGCACGGGGATCCCAGGTGAACGGCGAGTACGGCAGCGGCGAAGAGGTCTCAGCAGGATTCAATTGGCACTTGTTCAACCAACGATCCGCGCGATTCACGTTTGACGTGACATCCATCGATGACTCGCCCGCACAACAATCGCGAACGGGTTACGTCGCGGGAGCAAGCGGCACCTTGTTCCGGTCGCAGTTGTGGACCTTCTTTTAA
- a CDS encoding alpha/beta hydrolase family protein, protein MLHPSCSRLLNPFCLVAALGLLLSTFGFADDTLQSTATASVAASQVAPADQLEKQLGTKPSTVDFHGFVQHEFEIDGVACKLVRPATPAPTAPWIWRARFWGHEPQLDLALLNQGWHVCYCDIADLFGNETAVQRWDQFYDLSQQIGLHSKPLLEGMSRGGLIVMRWASANPDQVSGIYVDNAVMDIRSWPGGQGVGIGAPRAWKTCLDAYQMTEEQTETIADGPLQRLEGLVQASVPLFVMVNEADNVVPPSENSDVLVQRYRELGGPIQELRRPGLGHHPHSLKDPAPLVEFAERAVAQ, encoded by the coding sequence ATGCTCCACCCCAGCTGTTCCCGCCTGCTCAATCCGTTCTGCCTGGTTGCCGCGCTCGGTCTCTTGTTGTCAACCTTTGGGTTTGCCGACGACACGCTTCAGTCAACGGCAACGGCAAGCGTTGCGGCGTCCCAGGTCGCACCCGCTGACCAACTTGAAAAGCAGCTTGGCACCAAGCCTTCCACCGTCGATTTCCACGGGTTCGTTCAACATGAATTCGAGATCGATGGAGTGGCTTGCAAATTGGTCCGCCCCGCCACGCCAGCTCCCACCGCACCATGGATTTGGCGAGCTCGTTTCTGGGGCCACGAGCCGCAACTGGACCTGGCCTTGCTGAACCAAGGTTGGCATGTCTGCTACTGCGACATCGCGGATTTGTTCGGCAACGAAACGGCCGTCCAACGCTGGGATCAGTTTTATGATCTGAGCCAACAGATCGGTTTGCATTCCAAACCGTTGTTGGAAGGCATGAGCCGCGGCGGGTTGATCGTGATGCGCTGGGCATCCGCCAACCCGGACCAAGTCAGCGGGATCTACGTTGACAACGCAGTCATGGACATCCGCTCATGGCCAGGCGGCCAAGGTGTCGGCATCGGGGCTCCCAGGGCCTGGAAGACATGCCTGGATGCCTATCAGATGACGGAGGAACAAACGGAAACGATCGCTGACGGACCGCTGCAGCGCTTGGAAGGACTCGTCCAAGCCAGCGTGCCCCTTTTCGTGATGGTCAACGAGGCGGACAACGTGGTCCCGCCCAGTGAAAACAGCGACGTGCTGGTCCAACGCTACCGCGAACTCGGAGGCCCGATCCAGGAACTTCGTCGTCCCGGACTGGGGCATCACCCGCACTCTCTCAAGGACCCCGCTCCACTCGTGGAATTCGCGGAGCGGGCCGTTGCCCAGTGA